A single Phormidium ambiguum IAM M-71 DNA region contains:
- a CDS encoding type II toxin-antitoxin system death-on-curing family toxin: MNEPLWISEEIVRFIQQDQIQQHGGSLGIRDENLLVASLARPKHLLVYGEPDLFDLAAAYGYGLAKNHPFIDGNKRTAFTVMATFLLINGYLLEVPEKEVVQIMERLATDEENQESLAQWLRKNSVLRG, encoded by the coding sequence GTGAATGAACCGTTATGGATTTCTGAAGAAATTGTGCGATTCATCCAACAAGATCAAATTCAACAGCATGGTGGCAGTTTGGGAATCAGAGATGAAAATTTACTGGTTGCGAGTTTGGCTAGACCAAAACATTTATTAGTTTACGGTGAACCCGATTTATTTGATCTAGCTGCTGCTTATGGTTATGGTTTGGCGAAAAACCATCCATTTATTGATGGTAATAAACGCACAGCTTTTACAGTAATGGCAACTTTTTTGTTGATAAATGGCTATTTACTAGAAGTTCCTGAAAAGGAGGTCGTGCAGATAATGGAACGGTTGGCAACTGACGAAGAAAATCAAGAATCTTTAGCCCAATGGTTAAGAAAAAATTCTGTACTGAGAGGATGA
- a CDS encoding CHAT domain-containing protein, whose product MFANNSRTRHRCFALLMGAVFAGVYSIPISAQTKTPTPSHSPNIEKSNPSGTRQPVQAFGGQIALFLHKEGISSAIFSPDGRHILTASDDKTARLWDISGNLLVEFRGHKERVWKAIFSPDGRHILTASDDKTARLWDISGNLLVEFRGHKERVWKAIFSPDGRHILTASDDKTARLWDISGNLLVEFRGHKERVWKAIFSPDGRHILTASDDKTARLWDTSGNLLAVLGGHELGVNSVLFSPDGRQILTAAYKIVHLWDTSGNLLTKFLAHHDFLSSAVFSPDGRQILTAAGSEPARLWDTSGNLLAQFVESDGAAVFSPDGRQIFTTAHISVRLWDKTGNHLSMFLGHKERVISIVLSPNGRQILTLEKDKIARLWDVSAAIASQHAEQMATLETFLESLPGNNTQLAVFRGHENTVNNAVFSPDSRQILTVSDDKARLWDKSGNLLSVFRGHESVVISAIFSPDGRHILTASGDNTARLWDTSGNLLVVFRGRRHGGHEGGVNSAVFSPNGCHILTASDDKIASLWDISGNLLAVFRGHEISITSAVFSPDGRHILTASHDNTARLWDTSGNLLAVFRGHEISIASAVFSPDGRHILTASHDNPASDDKIARLWDTSGNLLAVFRGNSAVFSPDGRQILTASDDKIARLWDTSGNLLAVFRGNSAVFSPDGRQILTASDDKIARLWDTSGNLLAVFRGNSAVFSPDGRQILTASDDKIARLWDTSGNLLAVFWGNSPVFSPDSRQILTIMDRTARLWDLSAAIAAQEQTSVLQTFEVGISENNALQAAAAFQQGIQLNQQGTVESKQLAIQQLQEAFKLYRADNNHAKAALTLVLIGNIYANLGQFQSALDSYNQALPLSRQVGARAEEAIILNSLGQLYNDLADPKTAVDYYNQALPLFYQLNDYGGAAITFNNIGDIQAATEKWENALESYNKGLIISRPAGDLTAEATALMGIGNTYIASEEWSTALNAYNQSLIISRNLNDKVKQTTILNQLGKIHAALGQNSTAIEHYNQALSLSQQLGYKTEEAHILYNQALFNRQQNNLTAAKTQIETAINIIESLRTQIASQELRQSYFARNQDYYQFYIDLLMQLHQQNPNKGYDGEALHISERARARSLLELLTEATANIRTGVDPKLLEQERNLQQQLNALENRRYQLQSGQYSEQELNEIKQKSDHILTQLKQLEAQIRINSPRYADLKYPQPLNLQQIQQQVLDDDTLLLQYSLGQDRSFLWAVTKNSITSYVLPKESEIEAAVKTFRESVTKNNAATLDTGLPLSKILLAPVADQLGNKRLLIVGDGALQFVPFTALPLPDSPTNPLLVQNEIVTLPSASTVAIQRRQLQNRTPVAKTVAVIADPVFSPKDSRISGNPPTPTNNTLSQLSLNRAARNLGLGEDGGGRIFDRLKYTRTEADKILALVSQGQRLQAFDFDASRQIATNPDLSQYQIIHFATHGLLDPVNPELSGIVLSLYDQNGKSQDGFLRLHDIFNLNLPAELVVLSACETGLGENVKGEGLVGLTRGFMYAGSRRVVVSLWSVNDAATSELMAKFYQKILQGGKNPVQALREAQLEMWNSQDRRSPYYWAAFTVQGDWR is encoded by the coding sequence ATGTTTGCAAATAACTCTCGAACAAGGCATCGCTGTTTTGCACTTCTGATGGGTGCGGTATTTGCTGGTGTCTACAGCATCCCCATCAGCGCCCAAACCAAGACTCCTACACCATCTCATTCCCCGAACATAGAAAAATCCAACCCATCAGGAACGCGGCAACCCGTGCAAGCATTTGGCGGGCAAATTGCCCTATTTCTGCATAAAGAAGGAATCTCAAGTGCAATATTTAGCCCAGATGGTCGCCACATCCTCACTGCTAGTGATGATAAAACTGCCCGCCTGTGGGATATTTCTGGTAATCTCTTGGTAGAGTTTCGGGGGCATAAGGAGCGGGTCTGGAAAGCAATATTTAGCCCAGATGGTCGCCACATCCTCACTGCTAGTGATGATAAAACTGCCCGCTTATGGGATATTTCTGGTAATCTCTTGGTAGAGTTTCGGGGGCATAAGGAGCGGGTCTGGAAAGCAATATTTAGCCCAGATGGTCGCCACATCCTCACTGCTAGTGATGATAAAACCGCCCGCTTATGGGATATTTCTGGTAATCTCTTGGTAGAGTTTCGGGGGCATAAGGAGCGGGTCTGGAAAGCAATATTTAGCCCAGATGGTCGCCACATCCTCACTGCTAGTGATGATAAAACCGCCCGCTTATGGGATACATCGGGTAATCTCCTGGCTGTGTTGGGGGGGCATGAGCTTGGTGTCAACAGTGTATTATTTAGCCCGGATGGTCGTCAAATCCTTACTGCTGCATATAAAATCGTCCACCTCTGGGATACATCAGGTAATCTCCTAACAAAGTTCTTGGCACATCATGATTTTCTCAGTAGTGCAGTATTTAGCCCGGATGGTCGCCAGATCCTCACCGCCGCAGGGTCTGAACCTGCTCGCTTATGGGATACATCAGGTAATCTCCTAGCACAATTTGTTGAATCAGATGGAGCAGCAGTATTTAGCCCGGATGGTCGCCAAATCTTTACCACTGCTCATATAAGCGTCCGCCTTTGGGATAAAACGGGCAATCACTTGAGTATGTTCTTAGGGCATAAGGAGAGAGTTATAAGTATAGTTCTTAGCCCCAATGGTCGCCAAATCCTTACCCTCGAAAAGGATAAGATCGCCCGCTTGTGGGACGTATCAGCCGCGATCGCTTCCCAACACGCTGAGCAAATGGCTACCCTGGAAACCTTCTTGGAAAGTCTGCCTGGGAACAACACTCAACTGGCTGTGTTCCGAGGGCATGAAAATACAGTCAATAATGCAGTATTTAGCCCAGATAGCCGCCAAATCCTCACCGTTAGTGACGATAAAGCCCGCCTGTGGGATAAATCGGGCAATCTCCTGAGTGTCTTCCGGGGGCATGAGTCTGTCGTGATCAGTGCAATATTTAGCCCGGATGGTCGCCACATCCTCACTGCCAGCGGCGATAACACCGCCCGTCTGTGGGATACATCAGGCAATCTCCTGGTTGTGTTCCGAGGGCGAAGGCATGGAGGGCATGAGGGTGGGGTCAACAGTGCAGTATTTAGCCCAAATGGTTGCCACATCCTCACTGCTAGTGATGATAAAATCGCCAGCCTGTGGGATATTTCTGGTAATCTCTTGGCTGTGTTCCGGGGGCATGAGATTAGTATCACCAGTGCAGTATTTAGCCCGGATGGTCGCCACATCCTCACTGCTAGTCACGATAACACCGCCCGCCTATGGGATACTTCTGGTAATCTACTTGCTGTGTTCCGGGGGCATGAGATCAGTATCGCCAGTGCAGTATTTAGCCCGGATGGTCGCCACATCCTCACTGCTAGTCACGATAACCCCGCTAGTGATGATAAAATTGCCCGCCTATGGGATACTTCTGGTAATCTACTTGCTGTGTTCCGGGGAAACAGTGCAGTATTTAGCCCGGATGGTCGCCAAATTCTCACTGCTAGTGATGATAAAATTGCCCGCCTATGGGATACTTCTGGTAATCTACTTGCTGTGTTCCGGGGAAACAGTGCAGTATTTAGCCCGGATGGTCGCCAAATTCTCACTGCTAGTGATGATAAAATTGCCCGCCTATGGGATACTTCTGGTAATCTACTTGCTGTGTTCCGGGGAAACAGTGCAGTATTTAGCCCGGATGGTCGCCAAATTCTCACTGCTAGTGATGATAAAATTGCCCGCCTATGGGATACTTCTGGTAATCTACTTGCTGTGTTCTGGGGGAACAGTCCAGTATTTAGCCCGGATAGTCGCCAAATTCTCACTATTATGGATAGAACCGCCCGCCTGTGGGATTTATCAGCCGCGATTGCAGCCCAAGAGCAAACATCCGTCCTCCAAACCTTTGAGGTCGGTATATCAGAGAATAACGCTCTACAAGCAGCAGCAGCATTTCAACAAGGAATTCAATTAAATCAGCAAGGAACTGTTGAGTCGAAACAACTTGCGATTCAACAGTTGCAAGAAGCTTTTAAACTTTATCGTGCAGATAATAACCACGCCAAAGCAGCACTGACTCTCGTATTAATTGGCAACATTTATGCCAATCTTGGTCAATTTCAATCTGCCCTAGACTCCTACAACCAAGCTTTGCCCTTATCTCGACAAGTTGGTGCTAGAGCAGAAGAAGCCATTATCCTCAACAGTCTCGGTCAACTGTACAACGATTTAGCTGACCCGAAAACTGCTGTTGATTACTATAACCAAGCGTTGCCCTTGTTTTATCAATTAAACGACTATGGAGGTGCAGCCATCACCTTCAACAACATTGGCGATATTCAAGCTGCTACGGAAAAATGGGAAAATGCCTTAGAATCCTACAACAAAGGCTTAATTATCTCCCGACCCGCAGGCGATCTAACTGCCGAAGCTACTGCCCTCATGGGCATTGGTAATACATACATTGCTTCAGAAGAATGGTCAACCGCCCTCAACGCCTACAACCAGTCTCTCATCATTTCCCGCAACCTAAACGACAAAGTAAAACAAACCACCATCCTCAATCAACTAGGAAAAATTCACGCTGCTTTAGGCCAAAATTCTACCGCAATAGAACACTACAACCAAGCCTTATCCCTATCCCAACAACTCGGTTACAAAACAGAAGAAGCTCACATTCTCTACAATCAAGCCCTCTTTAACCGCCAACAAAATAATCTCACAGCAGCCAAAACCCAAATCGAAACTGCTATTAATATTATTGAATCACTCCGCACCCAAATCGCTAGCCAAGAACTGCGACAATCTTACTTTGCACGCAACCAAGATTATTATCAGTTTTACATCGACTTATTAATGCAACTGCACCAACAAAACCCCAACAAAGGATATGATGGTGAAGCCTTGCACATTAGCGAACGTGCCCGCGCCCGAAGTCTCCTGGAACTCCTCACCGAAGCTACCGCTAACATTCGTACTGGTGTTGACCCCAAACTGTTAGAACAAGAACGCAATTTACAACAACAACTCAACGCCTTAGAAAATCGCAGATATCAACTACAAAGCGGTCAATATAGTGAACAAGAACTAAATGAAATTAAACAAAAAAGCGATCATATTCTCACCCAACTCAAACAACTAGAAGCCCAAATTCGCATCAATAGTCCTCGCTACGCTGACCTGAAATATCCCCAACCTTTGAATCTCCAACAGATTCAACAACAGGTACTCGATGACGATACTTTACTTTTACAATATTCTCTTGGTCAAGACCGCAGTTTTCTTTGGGCAGTCACCAAAAACAGCATTACCAGTTACGTACTTCCCAAAGAAAGTGAAATCGAAGCTGCTGTGAAAACTTTCCGCGAATCTGTTACTAAAAATAATGCCGCAACTCTCGATACCGGACTGCCGCTGAGTAAAATACTTCTTGCCCCTGTTGCCGATCAATTGGGTAATAAACGCTTACTAATTGTCGGAGATGGAGCATTACAATTTGTTCCCTTTACCGCATTACCTCTCCCCGATTCTCCCACCAATCCGCTGTTAGTTCAAAACGAAATTGTTACCCTTCCTTCTGCCTCAACTGTTGCCATTCAACGTCGCCAACTGCAAAATCGTACACCTGTCGCCAAAACTGTCGCTGTGATTGCCGACCCTGTTTTTAGTCCCAAAGATTCTCGCATTTCCGGCAATCCACCCACACCAACTAACAATACATTATCCCAGCTTAGTTTGAATCGTGCCGCCCGCAACTTAGGTTTAGGGGAAGATGGAGGTGGGAGAATATTCGATCGCCTAAAATACACTCGCACTGAAGCTGATAAAATTCTCGCCCTCGTTTCCCAAGGGCAACGTTTGCAAGCTTTTGATTTTGATGCTTCTCGTCAAATAGCAACTAATCCCGATTTATCCCAATATCAAATTATCCACTTTGCGACTCACGGTTTACTCGATCCTGTCAATCCTGAACTATCAGGAATTGTGCTATCTCTTTACGATCAAAATGGCAAATCTCAAGATGGTTTTTTGCGCCTTCATGATATTTTTAACCTGAATTTACCTGCGGAATTAGTAGTTTTAAGTGCTTGCGAAACGGGATTGGGTGAAAATGTTAAAGGTGAAGGTTTGGTGGGCTTGACAAGAGGCTTTATGTATGCAGGGTCAAGGCGGGTGGTTGTAAGTTTGTGGAGTGTGAATGATGCGGCGACTTCGGAGTTAATGGCGAAGTTTTATCAGAAGATTTTGCAAGGGGGAAAAAATCCGGTTCAGGCTTTGCGAGAGGCACAATTGGAAATGTGGAATTCTCAGGATAGGCGATCGCCTTATTATTGGGCAGCTTTTACTGTGCAGGGGGATTGGCGGTAA